One Dromaius novaehollandiae isolate bDroNov1 unplaced genomic scaffold, bDroNov1.hap1 HAP1_SCAFFOLD_95, whole genome shotgun sequence genomic region harbors:
- the LOC112985209 gene encoding c-Myc-binding protein encodes MSRYKPNAADFKREQFRRYLEKSGVLDTLTRVLVALYEEPEKPNSALDFLKHRLGASAPENPEIEALRCEVAEMKEKYEAVLEENKNLKSKLAQYEPPQEEKHGE; translated from the exons ATGTCGCGTTACAAG CCCAACGCCGCGGACTTCAAGCGGGAGCAGTTCCGCCGGTACCTGGAGAAGTCGGGGGTGCTGGACACGCTCACCAGGG tgttgGTAGCCTTATATGAAGAGCCAGAGAAACCGAACAGTGCACTGGA CTTTCTGAAACATCGTCTAGGAGCTTCAGCTCCTGAAAATCCAGAAATAGAGGCACTTCGCTGTGAGGTggcagagatgaaagaaaaatatgaagctgtgttggaagagaataaaaatctCAAAAGCAAG CTGGCTCAGTATGAAccacctcaagaagaaaagcatggTGAATAG